A portion of the Tamandua tetradactyla isolate mTamTet1 chromosome 16, mTamTet1.pri, whole genome shotgun sequence genome contains these proteins:
- the ATF5 gene encoding cyclic AMP-dependent transcription factor ATF-5: protein MSLLATLGLELDRALLPASGLGWLVDYGKLPLAPAPLGPYEVLGGALEGGIPGGGEPLTGDGFSDWMTERVDFTALLPLEPPLPPGTLAPPSPPPPDLEAMATLLKKELEQMEDFFLDAPLLPPPSPPPPPPPPPLPPAPSLPLPLPPFDLPQPPALDTLDLLAIYCRSEAGQGEVGLTSLPPPQQPPPPPPSRPAPYPNPATARGDRKQKKRDQNKSAALRYRQRKRAEGEALEGECQGLEARNRELRERAESVEREIQYVKDLLIEVYKARSQRARRS, encoded by the exons ATGTCACTCCTGGCGACCCTGGGTCTGGAGCTGGACAGGGCCCTGCTCCCAGCTAGCGGGCTGGGCTGGCTCGTAGACTATGGGAAACTccccctggcccctgccccccTGGGCCCCTATGAGGTCCTTGGGGGAGCCCTGGAGGGCGGGATTCCAGGGGGGGGAGAGCCCCTGACAG GTGACGGCTTCTCAGACTGGATGACTGAACGGGTTGACTttacagccctcctccctctggagccccccctccccccaggcacCCTTGCCCCACCTTCCCCGCCCCCACCTGACCTGGAAGCCATGGCCACTCTCCTCAAGAAGGAGCTAGAACAGATGGAGGACTTCTTCCTTGATGCCccactcctccctcccccatccccacccccacccccacccccacccccgctgccaccagccccttccctccctctccccctccccccctttgaccttccccagccccctgccctggATACCCTCGACTTGCTGGCCATCTACTGCCGCAGTGAGGCCGGGCAGGGTGAGGTGGGCTTGacatccctgcccccaccccagcagcccccaccccctccgCCCTCTCGCCCTGCTCCCTACCCCAACCCTGCCACCGCCCGAGGGGACCGCAAGCAAAAGAAGAGAGACCAGAACAAGTCAGCAGCTCTGAGGTACCGCCAGCGGAAGCGGGCAGAGGGCGAGGCCCTAGAGGGCGAGTGCCAGGGGCTGGAGGCCCGGAACCGGGAGCTGAGGGAGAGGGCGGAGTCGGTGGAGCGGGAGATCCAGTATGTGAAAGATCTGCTCATCGAGGTATACAAGGCTCGGAGCCAGAGGGCCCGCCGCAGCtag
- the NUP62 gene encoding nuclear pore glycoprotein p62 — protein MSGFNFGGAGAPAGGFTFGTAKTATTTPTTGFSFSTTGTGGFNFGTPSQPATSAPPSSLFSLTTQAPATQTPGFSFGSATPASSGTGFSLGMNAPKLSLSGTATTQATVNPSGLGLGGSSLISATPSAAAPSASTSGQGTAPTGFVFGSSATSAVPSTTAGSFSFTGGNTSQTGSTGFSIGSLGASAQPTALSGLPFSLAPPTTTGASTGQPAALALTTASAGPTLFASIATAPTSSTTTSLSLCAPATTTGTPAAGTLGFGLKAPGTTSSTATTTSASSAAATTAATTTTTTSFALNLKPLAPTGLSGSTPATITAPPPGPVAAAGLPASPAMTYAQLESLINKWSLELEDQERHFLQQATQVNAWDRTLIENGEKITTLHREVEKVKLDQRRLDQELDFILSQQKELEDLLSPLEESAKEQSGTIYLQHADEEREKTYKLAENIDAQLKRMAQDLKDIIEHLNTAGGPADTNDPLQQICKILNAHMDSLQWVDQNSALLQRKVEEVTKVCEGRRKEQERGYRITFD, from the coding sequence ATGAGCGGCTTTAACTTTGGAGGCGCTGGGGCCCCCGCAGGCGGGTTCACATTTGGCACCGCAAAGACGGCAACAACCACCCCCACCACGGGGTTTTCCTTCTCCACGACTGGCACAGGGGGGTTCAACTTTGGAACTCCCTCCCAGCCAGCTACAAGCGCCCCTCCTTCCAGCCTTTTCTCCCTCACCACTCAAGCGCCAGCCACACAGACCCCAGGATTCAGTTTTGGTTCAGCCACTCCTGCTTCCAGTGGAACAGGGTTTTCCTTGGGGATGAATGCTCCAAAGCTGAGCTTGAGTGGCACTGCTACCACCCAAGCTACGGTGAACCCCAGTGGCCTTGGGCTGGGTGGTAGCTCCCTTATCAGTGCCACCCCAAGCGCTGCTGCCCCAAGCGCCTCCACCTCCGGCCAGGGGACAGCCCCCACTGGCTTTGTGTTTGGCTCCTCTGCTACCTCAGCTGTGCCTTCTACCACAGCTGGGAGCTTCTCATTCACAGGTGGAAACACATCCCAGACTGGGTCCACGGGGTTCAGTATTGGCTCTCTGGGGGCTTCAGCCCAGCCCACGGCACTTTCCGGCTTACCCTTCAGTCTGGCCCCGCCAACAACCACGGGAGCAAGTACCGGCCAGCCAGCTGCTCTTGCTCTCACTACCGCCAGTGCTGGGCCCACACTCTTCGCCTCAATAGCAACTGCTCCAACCTCATCTACCACCACCAGCCTCTCACTCTGTGCCCCGGCCACCACCACTGGGACGCCTGCAGCAGGGACGCTGGGATTCGGCCTAAAGGCCCCTGGAACGACTTCCAGCACAGCTACCACAACATCAGCCAGCTCTGCTGCCGCCACCactgccgccaccaccaccaccaccaccagcttTGCATTGAATCTAAAACCTCTGGCCCCCACGGGCCTCTCAGGCAGTACTCCAGCCACCATCACTGCTCCTCCACCTGGCCCTGTTGCAGCTGCAGGGTTGCCTGCCAGTCCCGCAATGACCTATGCCCAGCTGGAGAGTTTGATCAACAAGTGGAGCCTGGAGCTGGAGGACCAAGAGCGGCACTTCCTGCAGCAGGCCACGCAGGTCAACGCCTGGGACCGCACGCTGATCGAGAACGGGGAGAAGATCACCACCCTGCACCGCGAGGTGGAGAAGGTGAAGCTGGACCAGAGGCGGCTGGACCAAGAGCTTGACTTCATCCTGTCCCAGCAGAAGGAGCTGGAAGACCTGTTGAGCCCACTGGAGGAGTCGGCCAAGGAGCAGAGTGGGACCATCTACCTGCAGCATGCCGACGAGGAGCGTGAGAAGACCTACAAGCTGGCAGAGAACATCGATGCACAGCTGAAGCGCATGGCACAGGACCTCAAGGACATCATCGAGCACCTGAACACGGCCGGCGGCCCCGCTGACACCAACGACCCGCTGCAGCAGATCTGCAAGATCCTCAACGCACACATGGACTCGCTGCAGTGGGTCGACCAGAACTCGGCCCTGCTGCAGAGGAAGGTGGAGGAGGTAACGAAGGTGTGCGAGGGGCGGCGCAAGGAGCAGGAGCGTGGCTACCGCATCACCTTCGACTGA